In Roseicyclus marinus, the genomic window TTATGGTCGGGCACGGCGATGGTTTTCTCGGGCGCGCGGACCTTGCGGCCCGTCATGCGCAGACCTTCGAAAGCCTGCGGGCTGGTCACCTCGTGGACAAGGTGGCGGTCGATATACAGAAGCGACGTGCCATCCTCGGCTTCGTGCACAAGATGGGCATCCCAGATCTTGTCGTAGAGCGTCTTGCCGGTCATCTTTTCGGGTCCTTGGTCGCGGAAATGTCAGGTGGGATCAGGCAGGGCGGCAGGGCGTCATAGCCCGCCCAGCCGCGACCGGCGCGCGCCGAAAAAGCGCCAAGGCAGGCGCGCCCGATCCGCTATGTCGAAGACAAGGGTCATGATCCCCGTGATCTACTGATGCAGCGCCATCGGCGCAAGGGCGTGTTGGGGGGCAGCAACTGGGGGCGCTGCCCCCAGACCCCCGGAGTTTTCCGGCCAAGATGAAGGCAGGCTCAGAGCGATTTCGTCGTCGAGAGCATCGCGGGATCGAGTTTGAGTTCGATCAGGTGCAGACCGCCCCTGTCGGCGGCATCGAGCGCGGGGGCAAGCTGGTCCATCCCGGTCACCAGGTGGCCGGTCCCGCCATAGGATCGCGCAAGCTGGACGTAATCGGGATTGAACAGCTCGGTCCCCGAGACCCGGCCCGGATAGTGGTTTTCCTGGTGCATCCGGATCGTGCCGTATCGCCCGTTGTTGGCGATGATGACGGTGATATCCGCCCCGAATTGACGTGCGGTCGACAATTCCTGAAGGGTCATCTGCAAACATCCGTCGCCCGCGAAACAGATCACCGGGCGATCGGGATGTTCGAGCTTGGCCGCGATGGCGGCAGGCAGGCCGTAGCCCATCGAGCCGGAGGTGGGTGCCACTTGTGTCTTGTAGCCGCGATAGCGCGCGTAGCGATGCACGAAGGCCGCGTAATTGCCCGCGCCATTGGTATAAAGCGCGCGCCCCTCGTAGCGGTCCGAGACCAGGCGCACGACCTGTTCCATCTTGACCGCGCCGGGCGTGTCCTGCGGCACCTGCCAGGCCTCGTATTCGGCGCGGGCCTGCGCGGTCCAGGACGCATCCTTGATCCGGCCATTCGCGCCGCGAAGGGCTGCCAGAACGGCGGGCGCGGGCGCGGCAAGGCTGGCCGTCGGCTGGTAGACCGTGCCGATTTCATCGGGGTCGGGATGGACATGCAGGATCGTCTTGCCCGGTTGCGCGGGGTCCATCAGCGTATAGCCATTGGTCGCCGTCTCGCCCATCCGCGCGCCAAGGATCAGGAGCGCATCGGCGTCGCGCAGGCGTTGACCGAGCCTTGGGTTCATCCCCACGCCCAGATCGCCGATGTAATGGGCATGCCCGTTGTCCATGTAATCCTGCCGCCGAAAGGTGACGGCGACGGGCAGACCGGTCGCTTCGGCCAAAGCCTCGAGGTCTTGTTGCGCCTGCGCGCTCCACCCCGGCCCGCCCACGACGATCATCGGGCGCTCATGGGACAGGAGACGGTCGAGAAGCGCCCGCGCCGTCGCCGGATCGACCGGCTGCTCTGGCCGCTGCGCGGGCCCAAGGTCAGGCACATCCGCCTCGGCCGACAGGATATCCTCGGGCAGGGCCAGAACCACGGGTCCGGGCCGCCCGGACCGCGCGACATGGAACGCACGGGCGATATATTCGGGCAGGCGCGCGGTGGTTTCCACCTCGGCCGCCCATTTCACCAGCGGGGAAAAGAAGCGCCGGTAATCCACCTCCTGAAAGGCCCCCCGGTCGCGGTCTTTCAGCGCGATCTGGCCCACGAAAACCACCATGGGCGTCTGATCCTGCATCGCCACATGCAGCCCCGAGGAGGCATTCGTCGCCCCCGGCCCCCGCGTCACGAACAGCACGCCGGGCTCGCCGGTCAGCTTGCCATGCGCCTCGGCCATCATCGCGGCCCCGCCTTCCTGGCGGCAGACGATGTTCTGGATATCATGGTCGTATAGCCCGTCGAGCGCGGCCAGAAAGCTTTCCCCCGGCACCGAGAAGACACGCCTGACCCCGTTGATCGCCAGCTGATCGGCCAGGATTTTTCCCCCGTGGCGCTTGGACATGTCGCTCTCCCGCTTTAGATGCCTCGGGGCTCGTTTTGATCGGAGGGTGTGGGAAATGTCCAGCTTGAGGCTTCTGGGGATCTGCGGATCGCTGCGCGCGGCGTCATGGAACCGCAAGCTGATGCTCGAAGCCGCGCGCATCTTCGACCCTGCCGAATTCACCGACGCGAACCTGCGCCTGCCGCTTTACGATGGCGACCTGGAGGCAGAGGGCATCCCGGCCGAGGTGCAGACCTTGGCGGATCAGATCAAGACAGCCGATGCCGTGGTGATCGTCGGCCCCGAATACAACAAGGCGCTGTCGGGCGTGCTCAAGAACGCGCTCGATTGGGTCAGCCGCGTGCCGGGCGGCGTCTGGCGCGACAAGCCGGTGGCGATCCTCTCGGCGGCGGCGGGGCGCGCGGGGGGCGAACGCAGCCAGATGACCATGCGCCACGCGATGAACCCGTTCCGCGCCCATGTCCTGCCGGGGCCCGAGGTGATGATCGCCGCCCCCGACCGCGAATTCGACGAGGCCGGGCGGCTCAAGAACGAGATGCCGATCAAGCTCCTGACCGAGCTGATGGGCGATCTGCGCAAGGCGGCGACGCGCTAAAGGCTGGCCTCGGGCCGGAATTCCGGCGGGATCGTGTCGCGCCCCTCGAGGATCAGGTCGGCCATCATCCGTGCCACCATGGGCGCCATGCCGAACCCGATCTTGAACCCGCCATTGGCGATATAGGCCCCCGTCCGCACAGGGTCCGCGCCCAGCATCGGCGCGCGCGACCGGGCGCGGGGGCGCAGACCCGCCCAGCGTTCGATCACGGGCGCCGCGCGCAAGGCCGGGCACAGCCGCCGCGCGGTCTCGATCAGCGCGTCAAGCTGCCCATCGGTGCTGACCGGATCGTCATACTCGCGTTCCGAGGTGGAGCCGATGGCGACCGTCCCATCGGCATGGGGCACGATATGCAGCGCCTCGGCGAAGAGCTGCGGTGCCCCGCCCAGATCGGCCCGAAACACCGCCGCCTGCCCCTTCACCCCGGTCCCCAGGTTTCGGCCCATGGCCTGTGACAGCTCCGCCAGACCCGCCGCCCCGGTGGCGCGCACCTCGATCATGGGCCGGTCGGTGGCCTCCGGCCCGATCCGCCCGCCCTTCGCCCCGATCGCGGCGGCGAGCGCAGCACAGGCGCGGCGCGGATGCATCCGGGCGGTCAGATTGTCATGGATCAGCCAGCCCGTGGGACTGTCCAAAAGCTCCGGAAATTCCGCCGCCGCGACCACGTCCCAACGATAGCGCCCCTGCCACAACGCGCCCGCCGTCTCGCCCCGCGCGCGGGCCAGCGCCAGCGCCGCCTCATCCGCGATAGGTTGCAGCCGCCCGGTACGCCCATAGCCCGGATCTTGCCCGCCCGCCGCCGCCACCCCGCCCCAGAACTCGGCGGCCATGTCGAGCGCGTCGAACTGCACCTGCTTCTTGGAATTCCAGTTTTCCGGCACATGCGGGGCCAGCGCCCCCACCACCCCGCCAGAGGATCCGGCCCCGACCCCGAACGGGTCCACCACTTCGACCGATGCGCCGCGCAGCAATGCCTCCCATGCGATGGACAGGCCGAAAATCCCCGCGCCAAAGACCCTGATCTCGGCCATTGCCATTCCCCCTGCCTTGCCCCAGTGTCCGCGCGCGCCAAGCAGGATGTAGACGAGCCGCAGGGCATGGACCAGCCACAGCACGATATCGACTGGCGCGACACCGGCGCGGGCCTGCGCGTGCCCGTGTCCCGCGCCTTTGACGATCCGTTCTATTCGCTCGAGAACGGGCTTGCCGAAACGCGGCACGTGTTTCTGGCCGGAAATGACCTGCCCGCGCGGTTCCGGCCCGGTTTCCATATCGCGGAACTGGGCTTTGGCACCGGGCTCAACCTTGTCGCGGCGGCCCTGGCCTGGGATCAGGCGGGCATCGACGGCCCGCTCCATTTCACCTCCTTCGAAGCCTTTCCCCTGTCGGGCGCGGATGCGCGCGCGGCCCTTGCCGCCTTTCCCGAAGCGGCGGGCCTGTCGGATGCCATCGCCCATGCGCTCGACACCGACGGGCGGATCGACACGCCGCGCCTCTCTGCACGGATCATCCCCGGCGATGCGCGCCGCACCGTGCCGGCATGGGACGGCTGCGCCGATGCGTGGTTTCTCGACGGCTTCGCGCCCGCCCGGAACCCCGAATTGTGGGAACCCGCACTGCTGCGCGCGGTTGCCGATCATACCTTGCCGGGCGGCAGCGTTGCGACCTATTCGGCGGCGGGCCATGTGCGCGCCGCACTGGCCGATGCGGGGTTCGCCGTCACCCGCGTTCCGGGCTTCGGGCGCAAACGGCACATGACGAAGGGACAACTTGCGTGAGCGCGCAGAACACGAAACTCGGCATCTGGCTGATGGTGGCCACCACCTTCGTCTTCGCCATGCAGGACGGGATCAGCCGACATCTTGCCGGTGAATACAACGTGCTGATGGTGGTGATGATCCGCTACTGGTTCTTCGCTGCCTTCGTGATGGCCGTGGCCGCGCGCAAGGCGGGCGGCCTGCGCGCCGCCGCCGCGACCAGTCAACCGGGCGTGCAGATCTTTCGCGGCATCCTGCTGGCGGTCGAGGTCTGCGTGATGGTGCTGGGCTTCGTCCTTCTGGGACTGGTGGAAAGCCACGCGGTCTTCACCTCCTACCCGCTTCTGATCGCGGCGCTTTCGGGTCCGATCCTTGGGGAAAAGGTCGGCTGGCGGCGCTGGACGGCCATCGGGGTCGGGTTCATCGGCGTGATCATCATCTTGCAACCCGGTTTCCGGGTCTTTCAGGTCGAGGCGCTGGTGCCCCTGGCCGCGGCCCTCATGTTCGCGCTCTACGGGCTGATGACGCGCTATGCCGCGCGCAAGGATTCGGCAGCGACAAGCTTTTTCTACACCGGCACGGTGGGATGCGTGGTGATGACCTCGGTCGGCATCTGGTTCTGGGAACCGATGACCGCGCCCGATTGGGCCTGGATGGCGCTTTTGTGCGTCACCGGCGCGCTCGGCCATTGGCTCTTGATCAAGACCTATGACGTTGCCGAGGCCAGCGCCGTGCAACCCTTCGCCTATCTGCAGCTGGTCTTTGCCGCGACGCTGGGGATCACGGCCTTTGGCGAAACGCTGGAATTGAACGTGGCCATCGGCGCCGCCCTGGTCGTCTCGGCAGGGATCTTCACCCTCCTGCGCACCCGCGCCAAGGAAAAAGCGTAGGGTGGGCAATCTGCCCACCACCGATAGGCAATCTGCCCATCACCCACCAACACCCCATTCCTCACGACTTCGGCTTGTCGTCGTAATCATCCCGCAAGATGCGATGCGCATCGCCATCGGGGTCTTCGAACTGCCCCTTGCGCAGCATCCACCAAAAGGCCGCAAGCCCAACCGCGCCCAGAAACAGGCTGACGGGGATCAGAAGTCCGAGGATATCCATCGCGGCCTCACTTCAGCCTGAGCGCGTTGAGCGAGACCGTAATCGACGACAGCGACATGGCCAAGGCCGCGATCAGCGGCGAACACAGGCCCGCAACCGCCAGCGGCACGGCCAGCACGTTGTAGACCGTGGCGATGGTGAAATTCTCCCGGATGCGCGCCCGCGCCGAAACCGAGGTGCGGATTGCATCCGCGATCGGCGCAAGGCTGCGGCCCATCAACACCATGTCGGACGCGCTGCGCGCCGCATCGAGCGCCGAAGCGGGCGAGATCGACACATGCGCCGCCGCCAGCGCCGCCGTGT contains:
- the mnmD gene encoding tRNA (5-methylaminomethyl-2-thiouridine)(34)-methyltransferase MnmD encodes the protein MDQPQHDIDWRDTGAGLRVPVSRAFDDPFYSLENGLAETRHVFLAGNDLPARFRPGFHIAELGFGTGLNLVAAALAWDQAGIDGPLHFTSFEAFPLSGADARAALAAFPEAAGLSDAIAHALDTDGRIDTPRLSARIIPGDARRTVPAWDGCADAWFLDGFAPARNPELWEPALLRAVADHTLPGGSVATYSAAGHVRAALADAGFAVTRVPGFGRKRHMTKGQLA
- the ccoS gene encoding cbb3-type cytochrome oxidase assembly protein CcoS → MDILGLLIPVSLFLGAVGLAAFWWMLRKGQFEDPDGDAHRILRDDYDDKPKS
- a CDS encoding DMT family transporter, whose translation is MSAQNTKLGIWLMVATTFVFAMQDGISRHLAGEYNVLMVVMIRYWFFAAFVMAVAARKAGGLRAAAATSQPGVQIFRGILLAVEVCVMVLGFVLLGLVESHAVFTSYPLLIAALSGPILGEKVGWRRWTAIGVGFIGVIIILQPGFRVFQVEALVPLAAALMFALYGLMTRYAARKDSAATSFFYTGTVGCVVMTSVGIWFWEPMTAPDWAWMALLCVTGALGHWLLIKTYDVAEASAVQPFAYLQLVFAATLGITAFGETLELNVAIGAALVVSAGIFTLLRTRAKEKA
- a CDS encoding NADPH-dependent FMN reductase, giving the protein MSSLRLLGICGSLRAASWNRKLMLEAARIFDPAEFTDANLRLPLYDGDLEAEGIPAEVQTLADQIKTADAVVIVGPEYNKALSGVLKNALDWVSRVPGGVWRDKPVAILSAAAGRAGGERSQMTMRHAMNPFRAHVLPGPEVMIAAPDREFDEAGRLKNEMPIKLLTELMGDLRKAATR
- a CDS encoding NAD(P)/FAD-dependent oxidoreductase, whose protein sequence is MAEIRVFGAGIFGLSIAWEALLRGASVEVVDPFGVGAGSSGGVVGALAPHVPENWNSKKQVQFDALDMAAEFWGGVAAAGGQDPGYGRTGRLQPIADEAALALARARGETAGALWQGRYRWDVVAAAEFPELLDSPTGWLIHDNLTARMHPRRACAALAAAIGAKGGRIGPEATDRPMIEVRATGAAGLAELSQAMGRNLGTGVKGQAAVFRADLGGAPQLFAEALHIVPHADGTVAIGSTSEREYDDPVSTDGQLDALIETARRLCPALRAAPVIERWAGLRPRARSRAPMLGADPVRTGAYIANGGFKIGFGMAPMVARMMADLILEGRDTIPPEFRPEASL
- a CDS encoding thiamine pyrophosphate-binding protein, which produces MSKRHGGKILADQLAINGVRRVFSVPGESFLAALDGLYDHDIQNIVCRQEGGAAMMAEAHGKLTGEPGVLFVTRGPGATNASSGLHVAMQDQTPMVVFVGQIALKDRDRGAFQEVDYRRFFSPLVKWAAEVETTARLPEYIARAFHVARSGRPGPVVLALPEDILSAEADVPDLGPAQRPEQPVDPATARALLDRLLSHERPMIVVGGPGWSAQAQQDLEALAEATGLPVAVTFRRQDYMDNGHAHYIGDLGVGMNPRLGQRLRDADALLILGARMGETATNGYTLMDPAQPGKTILHVHPDPDEIGTVYQPTASLAAPAPAVLAALRGANGRIKDASWTAQARAEYEAWQVPQDTPGAVKMEQVVRLVSDRYEGRALYTNGAGNYAAFVHRYARYRGYKTQVAPTSGSMGYGLPAAIAAKLEHPDRPVICFAGDGCLQMTLQELSTARQFGADITVIIANNGRYGTIRMHQENHYPGRVSGTELFNPDYVQLARSYGGTGHLVTGMDQLAPALDAADRGGLHLIELKLDPAMLSTTKSL